The genomic region GGTCTTGACTGAGAgaacttcctcctccttggacttttctgccttttcgGGCTCGGGTGTAGCTTCTCCTGATGAAGGCGACGTTTCGAAACACTCATCCCATGTCTCCAGGATGGCCTTCTCCAGTGTCTGGAAAATAGCATTGGTAGGGTCTCCAAGCCATGGTTCAGCTCTGTTGTCGACGTTGATGGTGAGTTTGTTCTGTGACTCAAGCTGAGAAAACTCATTCTCAAGGAACTTGACGAGGGCTTCAATCACGTTGCCCACTTCTTGTCCTGGCACCATGCGCAGACTGATGTGGGAACTGGCATGACTGCTTACTAGACTTCCATCAGGACCAGAAACCTTGTATCTGTGGAGTGTCAGATTGGGCTCGCGCCACCTTGCCATAAGCGACTGTTTGAGCCTCTCTTCGGGGCCCTTTTCAGGATTACTGCGGATCAAGATCTGGGCAATATCATCGTAGCGCGCTTCCTCTTCAGGTGTCACCGGAAGAATGCCATCGTAGAACCCGGGAATCTGTACCCGGTTGCCAGGgcccttgagcttgccaAGGATCTGAGTAAGATCTGAAAGAGGCTCATTCATCATGTAGGAGCCGTCGACGCCCGAGTGGATATCTGGACGAGGCGCATCAACGCACACAGTTGTGTGCAAAACACCACGAAGACCGTACGTCAAGCACGGAACTTCGTCGTCTAACCAATAACTGTTGGCAAGCAGGATGTAATCCACTTCGCCGATCAActctttattcttcttgacaGCTTCCTCAAAGCCTAATGATCCAAACTCTTCCTCACCCtcaatgaggaagatgacatCGTTCTCCAGTTGCTGATTCTCCATCAAATCAGTCACTGCATACAGCGCAGCGATGATGGGGCCCTTGTTGTCACTGACACCACGGCCATACAGGTAACCGTTAGTTCCTTGCATCGTGAATGGATCAGTCTCCCATTTGCCTTTGCGGCTGTCGGCAGCGACAACATCGTAATGGCCGTAGAAGAGAATTCGCTTCCGTctctcagcagcctccttTTTGGCCGAGAAATGGGCGTAGACGACAGGGTTGTGGTGCTTCTCGGTGCTGAGTAGCTCAACATGACCCCCGAGACGTTTGAACAGAGCACCAAGGTACGTAGCTCCCTTGCGACAGTCTTCCGCAAACTCAGGGCGAGAGGAGACGGTCTTGTATGACACAAATTCTCGCAATGACGATAGTAAGAGGTTGTCCGAATCCTGTGatacttctttctctttactGTTACACTTATCGGTGTCTATGGACCAAATCGAGATGTTGTCATCGTTGGCACCGGTGATAAAGTATTGCTTGTTCCTGTAGTTCGTGACAGCTGATGCAAGGACCTTGCCCTGATGAGCTTCCCATCTCAGGAGGCACTGATACTTCTGGGGAACGGCCCCAGAGGAGGCGTGTTGGTATTTTCCGTAGTGGGTGGTACTGTATTTCTGGAAACTGTTAGTGAAAGTTTGTGCATCATCGATAAGAGTACTCACACTGGCCCAACCATTAGTTGCGGCAGTCCACAAATATCCCCAGCCCATTTGTATCGACATAATATCGCAGTCGTGAGCCTTGATAACCCTCAATCGCTGCGCAGTATCGAGATCCCATAGTTCAACGATACCGTCAAGCTTGCCAGCATACAAAAACGAGCTATCGAGTGCCAGAGATAGGACAGACTCGCCATCGTCAGAGCCCAGTGTCATAATCTCTTGGATACCACCGCTaagctcctcgtcatcctcaacagcatGCCCCAGACTCCAAAGCTTGATTGTGCCGTCACCCGCACCAGAGATCAGGACATCATCGTCTGTCCCAACATCGACTGTTGGTCCCTTGGCCATGAGCATACAGTACACATATCCATAGTGGGCAAAGTTTTTGACGCAGCCTGCATGCATCTCGAGAACAGTGTGTGCTTTGGGTATCAATCCCCATCGATCGTCGTTTCGTCGAGGCGTACTTGCGCCGCCACCAACAGCTTTGGAGTCGAAGAAGCGATGATTTCGTCGATCAGGATGCTGCTGTGACTCGGGGGACACACGAGCTGTAACGTCGTTGAGGCTAACCCATTGAATGGTGGCGTTTTGTGCACCGATGTATAATGTCTCATGTTGGGGGCTGTATGCAGTACAAAAGATATCGCCGACATCGTAGGAGCCGTAAATTTCGTAAAGTCGAGTCAAGGTGCTTGGATCCCAGACATTGATGATGGGGTCTCCAGCACTGGAAAACAGGAGTGACGCATCGGGCGACAACGATAAGGATAGGACACTACGCTTGTGGGCTTGGACACGGCGGACTTGTCGGAATGTGTCGAGAGACCATGCTACAATCTCTCCGTCTTGTGTACCGGCGTAGATCGTCTCATGCTGTGGACTCACGGCGAGAGCGAGGACGGTGCTTCTATGGGACAACGAGTGGACGAGGTCGGGGCTTGTGGCAGGATCTTCAGGGGCTTCGAGGGGTGAGAGAATCGGAGACGAGGGACCTGGTGACATTGTCGGTGATACCGTCCGTGAAGGCATCGTGAGTGTGTCTGGAAGCTGCTTGTTAGCTTGAAGGTCGGAGCAGCGGTGGAGGATCTCGAGGGAGGGGCAGACAGGGGTCTCGAGAAAAACGATGACGTGCTGATCGATTGCTTTCAAAAAGGCAAATAAAAATGAGGGAATGTGTAGGTGACGCAAGGGACGCACTCTTAGTTATCACCAACTCGAATACTATGATCTGTGGTGTTGTGGATAAGCAAGATAACAAGAGTCAGCGCTGAAGCTCCAGCGCCGAGACCGCTCAGAAATTGGGCCAGGTATGACGCGATTGCGCAATCGCCAAACCCCGGGTCTCTCCCTATTCTCCCTTGCAAAAAGTCCACGAAATGAACCAAAGCTTCAAAAAAGCACAGACAAAGTCGCTGAACCCGATTGTGTCATTTTTGGTTGAGCATTCGCAATTGAACACTCGAGAGTGTTGAGATTGGCTTTCAATTGCTGGCTATCATGGGCGAATACGCCACAGCCTTTTGTCATGTTGGAACGCTGATTGGTTCATTGAAGAGTGCACCGCCACTTTGCCAGCCTTGCGGGATCAGTAGCCACACGATCCGGTGCCCCCGTAAATCGGCACTAGCCTTTCGGGGAATATTGGTGATTGTAAGTCAGAAGAGGCCTGAAGACTTGCTCAAGACGTGATGAGAGTTCAGAGGGTAGAGAAGATGTTTGTGTAGTTGATGAATGGTCCAAGTCACTGGACCTTGAGTACATGCTTGGCAGAGAACCAGATATGAAGGATAATACTGGGATAGGAGAGACTCAAGTGTCAACGATATGAGAGCAACACTTACCATCGTCAGAATTGACCAGCAACTCCACGGCCTGTCTCTTCTCATACTCCAAGATCTTTGCACATCCCGTACAACCACCACCATTCAAAGAAGGGTCAAACATGGTCACAACGCTCATAACAGCAGACAATAAATGATATTAAACGAAGAGATTCATTtaatggagagaagagataCAGGTGAGAAAAAGGAGTAAGataagacaagacaagcttcTGCCCCCCAACATAACATAAGGCAGGGTAACCAGGTGACCTGTACGACCTGTACTGTATACGTGTGCGCGTCTCAGAGACAGACAGATACAAAGCAACAAAGAGACATTGGGCTCACCGATATTTTAGTCCACCcctgatcctgatcctgatcctgaGCGTCTTTCAGCCCGGCTGCGGCATGACATGGGTCCGGCTGTTGGCGATATCGGGGGCGGGACGGACGGGAGCTGGCCGGGCTAGTTAGTCTGGGCTAGGATAAGGGTGCATGCGCTGAGCCGTCGTATCGGGAGTGAGTATCCTTGTTATGGTCACATTCAGGTCTTGGCTGGAGGTTTTGTTCGTTTGATGTGTAACCTGTGGTTTGTATTTCTATCTAACACTCTATCCTTCCATCATGTTCGGTTTAACCCCCAATGTAATAATTACTGTCTTACATCAGTTGCGCGACAAGGCCCTGCTCACATCATATTTATTCCCGTACTCTCCGGCCATTGGCGCTTCCTTACCCCAGATTCCGTCAGATCGGTACCCGCGATCGTCACCGTGACCCAACACTCAGGCTTTGGCGCCCTCTTGTCATCAACACGTTCGGTCCGTCGCATTCTCTATCATCAGCACTAATATGGCGCATTCTCGCCGTCTTGTTGAAGGACTGTCCGTGAAAGGCTACAGTACTTTGGTGGGCCGGCCAGTAACCGAAGTGCCTCACATATGCCTTAACTATCATGGTTACAATGCCCATTTGCTGTCTCCAACTCCGAGACTGTCAGAAACCAGACCTCATGGGCCATTGGTCGTTGATCCCTCGCTGCCCGCGTGCCGTAGAGGGCATGCTCGGCCGCttcttctttgatgatgaaggtggtGGCCGACATGAGTGATGGTGTATTATCGAGAAGCTTCCACTTGCTGATATCAGTCCCACGGCCAACAAGAGTCTTATTTAGTTTGGTCGCTCGCAGTGCCAACTTCTCTAGAAGACGACGTGGCAGCCATTTGACGATATCCTGGGCCATTGGGGTTCACTGACACTGTCGTCGGGAGTTCAGTGTGGGCGTTCGAGACGTGTCTAGCCCAATATTTCTCAAAGATTGATCCATAGTCATCACAAAACCCGCACTTGGCAGAGGTAAGAGCGTCGTGAGTGTCGCCGATGGTAACGTGGGCCTGACAGATGAAAtacatcctcatccttgaagaGCTCGGCCTAACAGATGTGTCAACAATCGGAGGTCTAAGGTATGTGTGTATTAGGGAAGCTAGCTAGGGCCAAAATGGGTAAGAGAACATCCTTTGAGCAGATGTTCTCTTGCTTTCGGATTCCCTCTGAAGAGACAGCTCTGACATCTCATCAGTCTCAAGATCGCTAAGTGGGCAGCGTAGTATGAGAAGTAGGAACCGACGGTGTAGCCATAATGCTTTTCATGGTCGGTCGTGTCTTAACCCTAACACTAAGTCTAAGAGGCGTCTAAGTTGAAGTTGGAGTGGAGGATCCTGGtattggcgatgaagatatGGGACTTGCCGTCGGGGTCGTTGAAGTTGTATACGATGTGGGCTTGCTCGGCCGTTCGATAGTGGGGGTCTATCGTGAATACTTCGCATTAGGCGATCTTGAGGGCGCTGGAAACTGAACTGTGAGGGACGTCCGGAGGGTGAGGCTCTGAGATAGTAGGGTGTGAATTAGGCGGGATTATATAGTCTTGTGGCGAAGATTCAACCTCTGGACCATCATCTGATGCATCTGATGACAGACGTCATCAACCATTCCGTAAAACTGTTGCATTTACATAGATAGGTGtcggatcttcttcttgatcccAATCGCGGGTTCAATATCGTGGTGGAATTCTTTCCTGGGGCCCGTATCATGCTCAAAGTCCACAGACTATGACTGTTCCACCTCAAACCGCTGTAAAGAATGGCGAGCGAGGGCATACTATGGCTTTGCGGATTTGATGCTATGTTATTCTAGCAGGTAATGATGAGGTCTGAGTGTGCGCCGGTTTCGTAGAGCGCGTCAATTAGCTGGCCTGCCATAGCCAACTTGAACTGCTCGCACAGTCTGGTCAGGATATCTAGGGAGTAAACCAATaccactttcttcttctcttcgcaGCAAACAACCTTCAGGCAGGTCATCTGGATCTGGGAGTATCTGATCATCACTCAGCAATTCGATCCCCCTAccgtccttcttctgctgctctTGGAACCTCTTCATCCAATCGCTGTTGGCTACTCGTCGCTCAAGGGCTGTCTTGTTGACACTCGCTTGATATTTTGCATCAGCTTTAAACGCGATAATGAACAAACTAAGCCGTCATCTATACTCAGACTGTCCTCGAAATATCTCTGGATACCTGGGTTCGGGAGTCCGCAACTGTTCCTAAGCGCTGAGCCTGGTGGTGAGTGAAAAGGAGCTGGATACTGATGTGCACTGCGGCCACTGTTTGGGATGACAGTGATTCAATCTGACCCCATGAGGTGTATATATGACACCAGAAGACTTCGTGTAGGACCTAATACTAGCATTTAGGGGAGCATGCCAAGGTCGCCGGAgatgtcttcgtcttcgCAGTGGGTTTCGACGTCTGTGGTGCGGTCTCTATCGTGGAGGAGGGTAGGGTATCGGCAtcactggtgatgctgatttTATTACCTCATAGTTTGGAGTCGGAGTCTTCGAGGAGGTCATGGATATCGCCGGCGATGTCATCCTCGATGGCAGCAGAGTCGTCATGTTCTTGGCGAGGCCGGACCGAGAGCTCGATTTTTTTGGTAGACGGCGTATTGCCCGCGTCCTGCTGATCCTCTTCCTGAccagcttcttggccagcttgGCTGTATGCGCTATCTGTGTTTTGACATGTGTGCACCCGAAGACCGTGCCGACCTCTTAGTATGAGCCGCATTCGTGGACATTGGTTATCGAACCCCGGCATTGTCGTTCGCTACTGCAGAAGCAGGGGACAGATTACCATTGGAAAGAGTGTACCGAAATGTGCTGCAAAATGCTAGGAGACTTCTCTTGTGTGCCTACTTTTCTGGGATAGGATGAGATCCATGTCTTGCTCGTTGAGTATTTGATGTATACCGCAGATACATTTTGATGACAGTTATGTTAATTACTGCCGCCGATTTGAACCACCAGCCAGAGGTCAGGCTATCATCAGAGAGATTGGGAAGATCATCCATACATTCTGCTCAGCTTCTCGTTCCAGAAGGGTCTGTTTCCTGAGTGTTGAGCTGTAACCACCGTCGGACTGTTCTGGCGAACGTTCTAACGAAGCTTCTATTGGGTGTAGCAGTAACAATCAGGAGATGCACAGGCATTTCTTTAGCGGTCATGCTAGGCTCCTAGCCGCTTGGGGCACAGCGAAGATCATAGTCAGTCGTCCCCGTGGCAACATCTTGTGTGCCTCAAAGAGACTCTCAGAGTTGTCTGTTCAATGATCGGGACTTCCCACAGCTGGCGTTGAACCCAGGAACTGTAAGATCAAACTTTTCGTCACGATGGTATTTCTAAACTCATGCTATTCGGTCTGGGATCTTTTCGGCGTCAATTATCAGCAGATGCCAATTAGTCGGGGCATTATCCAGTGAGTCCTGTTCTTCTGCATGATGTGTGGCGCTATCTTCTGTCATCTGTTTATCCATATCCATTACGGCTGAATAGTTTGTAAAGGCAGGCTCGGTACACTTCTCAAGCGAcgattgttgttggttgtttcTGTCTCTTTGAAGTGTGGTATACTCAATGAGCTGCAGCATTAGGGACTGACGATGACCGCCAGAGTATGCGCGGCATCACTGATACCGGCCTCTCTCGGAAGCAAATCCAGGTCCTTTTGAATGCGTCCTGATAATCAAGGGAAAATAAATCTTGATGTTTGTGAAGGGCGCGCACTGTCCTGGAGCCGGATGAGCTCATCTCACATACGTCGGCCACGCAGGCTATCGACGAAGCCGGGCTGGTCGGAGACCTCCTCGTCTATCTTACATGCCGAGAGTCCAGAATACATGGCCTTATAGCTATCTGAGCCTGT from Fusarium fujikuroi IMI 58289 draft genome, chromosome FFUJ_chr04 harbors:
- a CDS encoding related to cytosolic nonspecific dipeptidase encodes the protein MPSRTVSPTMSPGPSSPILSPLEAPEDPATSPDLVHSLSHRSTVLALAVSPQHETIYAGTQDGEIVAWSLDTFRQVRRVQAHKRSVLSLSLSPDASLLFSSAGDPIINVWDPSTLTRLYEIYGSYDVGDIFCTAYSPQHETLYIGAQNATIQWVSLNDVTARVSPESQQHPDRRNHRFFDSKAVGGGASTPRRNDDRWGLIPKAHTVLEMHAGCVKNFAHYGYVYCMLMAKGPTVDVGTDDDVLISGAGDGTIKLWSLGHAVEDDEELSGGIQEIMTLGSDDGESVLSLALDSSFLYAGKLDGIVELWDLDTAQRLRVIKAHDCDIMSIQMGWGYLWTAATNGWASKYSTTHYGKYQHASSGAVPQKYQCLLRWEAHQGKVLASAVTNYRNKQYFITGANDDNISIWSIDTDKCNSKEKEVSQDSDNLLLSSLREFVSYKTVSSRPEFAEDCRKGATYLGALFKRLGGHVELLSTEKHHNPVVYAHFSAKKEAAERRKRILFYGHYDVVAADSRKGKWETDPFTMQGTNGYLYGRGVSDNKGPIIAALYAVTDLMENQQLENDVIFLIEGEEEFGSLGFEEAVKKNKELIGEVDYILLANSYWLDDEVPCLTYGLRGVLHTTVCVDAPRPDIHSGVDGSYMMNEPLSDLTQILGKLKGPGNRVQIPGFYDGILPVTPEEEARYDDIAQILIRSNPEKGPEERLKQSLMARWREPNLTLHRYKVSGPDGSLVSSHASSHISLRMVPGQEVGNVIEALVKFLENEFSQLESQNKLTINVDNRAEPWLGDPTNAIFQTLEKAILETWDECFETSPSSGEATPEPEKAEKSKEEEVLSVKTKLGKPRKPLYIREGGSIPAIRFLEKEFGAPAAHLPCGQSSDSAHLDNERICLLNLLKAREIFGKVFSRL